Genomic window (Alnus glutinosa chromosome 9, dhAlnGlut1.1, whole genome shotgun sequence):
TTTGTATTTACTTTAAACTCTATAAATATGGACCTTTATATTGTAAACAAATAAGTTAATGAGCACAATGTAGTCGTTAGAGCTAATTCGTAGTGGTAGACGTAAGTATCTAACACTGAACTATGCacccataattttttatgttattttctttctcttatttctgcctttcttattcaattttaaatttctacaaataaaaaattaatctaaggCTTAGAACCAATTCATATTATGTTCAGTGTGAAAAATGGAGCATGACAGCTCGGCCCACCTTTGGTCCATATATAATACTTCGGTTTCACATAATGAAAAGACCATCCCACAGCCTACTGTTGGCCACATAACCTGTCCCAAACGACGTGCATTAATTCAATGCATGAAGATAAAAATCCGACATCAATCTCTACTCGTCCATCCACAACATGCATGTCTTGTCATCCCATATTCTTTCAGCTCCAACTTAATTCTTATCAACCCATACAAAAGCATATCGATGTTAATATTCATTAGAAGTAGCAAGAGTGTTCAAGcgaatatttaaatttaatgttaatCTAAGGATTAAGGAGTCTGATTCGTTTAGTTAAATGAATCGAGTTAGAGttgatctatataattttttactcatATCTTAATACTATTTAAATCCGACAAGCAACATTTAGAGTTTActattttttacacgactcgaAATTAACAAGTTAAGATTAATTGCAGGGTCtaacacatttaattaaatgaatcaaattagtgttaacttatataatcttatacgtATGTCTCAAAACGACCTAAATCTTACACGTAATCACGAATTGTCACATCTAAAAGTCACGCGGGAGGTTCTATTCTCAACTGCATTATGACCTTCATAATGTAATTCCTATAAGAGGGGAGGGGGGCCACGACAAGGGTGATCAATCAACCTCTTCTGTCAGGGCCGAGACCATAAAACAGAGGAAGCATGGTTCCCTTCATGTCATCCAAATTAGAccatttaatttcctttttcttttttctttttttcattcttgTGTGACAGAAAGAATTACACGCAACACCTATTTTTCTGTTAGTTCTCTTAATCGTATAATCAAGACATATCCTTCCTCTCTGAAGACATATCCTTTAATCTTGATTTACCGATACTAAAGCAGAGGATTTGTGGACAGAATTTGGGAACACCATATCTTTGTATATTATACGGATGAAATCTgcctaataatataaaaagaaaagtactaAAATAGCACCAACCTAATAATATTTCTCCATTAACATACACCTTACAGGTTATAGAGAATGTGAAGATGTTTTTGAATTATGTGACAACATGATGAATTGGAGGTGAAACTAAAACCTTTTGTTTATATTAAACCactagcttaatttttaatggGGTATTTGGAATCCTATGTACTAATTTTAAGGTGGCGAAGTTTGATGTGAACTAAAATCCATCCTTTGGCGGGTTCCATACACAGTTGACGATCAATTACATCATGCTtagcttaaattgataaaacAAAGACGTTTAATCTGCTTGGTTgccttaaaaaaaacttttcaatGGTTTCATGCCACACCTTAGCTAGAACAGATgcatatagagagagagagagagagagagagagagagagatgtttcaTTAATGAATATTGCTATTATTTAGTTAGGCCCCAACATAAGCATCGAAATCCTGGATAGTACAAAACCTTCtccaccacttttttttttttttttttttcgccatTTTTTCAGTGGAGGACTCTAGAAAAATCTCAAGAGAGGGCAAACGCACAAACATTTGGCTCAGTTCCAATGTGGCCTTTGGCTACTCTTTGAGAGGTACAATATTGCAAAACATGACCAGAATAAAttagaaggagaagaagaagaagaggttgTGTTGTATTCAGTCAAAGATCAACACTTTGGAAGATCAGACGGTGGAGGAGGCAGCTTCTGATTGGGGAGCTTCCCATCCTGGACAACCCAGGCCATCCTTAAACCCCAGCTCAGATGGACATCAAAGTGGCAATGCATCAACCAAACCCCTGCTCAgtcatcaatcatcatcatAACAAATTCATTACACGTACACCTTCTAATTAAATTTGgttttcaattaaaaacaaacaaaaaaaacatccaatttaaataattttatcaaagTTGGATCGGTCTTGGTCTTTCTGTTACCTTTGCATCCTTACCAAATGGTTGGTTAGTGCACTAAAATAACCTGAAATTAGGTAAAACTTATGGGAATTCATAGTAATTATAATGAAGAGACATTAATATACTCACCTGGGTTGTCTGCAAGGAACCGAATGGCGACCCAACCGCCGGAAGGCACACCAATAGTATTCCTTTCAGCTGGGTCAACAACGTTAAAGTTGGCAGGGTCCTTGTTGGGGTCAAAGTTTCCGAAACCTTGGCCGACAACATAAAAGTTGAAGCCGTGAAGATGGAGCGGATGGCTCTCAGCACCCAAAATGCTTGTGTCTTGCATCACTACTTCCACACTAGTATTAAATTGTAGCACCACCGCTTTGGTTCCATTGCTCACAACTGTATTGTTTGGTGGAGTGCCTGTATAGTTGAATGGATGGAGAGGAGCGCTTGGAAAATCAGTGGTGTACACCCCATTAGATTTCCCAAAGAAATGTGCTTGGAGGAGTGCTGTGGTGGGGAGAACAAAGGAGACATTGTTCATTGAAGCTGCAAATTTTGAGCTATTGTTAGGCCCTTGGCAGGTTTGGTTTTTGGGGCACGGGTTGCTTCCTAGGCCTACAGTGAAGAAAAACCGCTTTTGGACTGTTTTGGGCACGTTGACAGGGAATTTAGCATTGCCCAAACTTCTAAATCTCCTAGTAAAATTCATGACGAAGGAAGTGGCATTGAGGGCAGGAAGAGCAGGTTTGAAACGTCGATGTTTTTTTGAAGTGGACGTGGAATTTTCGTACTCAAGAATGCCAGCCACCGTGGAATTGTCAAAGGTGCCCAAGCCGGTGAAATATGGTCTAGCTAACATTAAGAATGTTGCATTCGGGTCGTGGGGTTTTGTCTTCAGAAGAACGTTGGTGGTCTGTCCCGGTGTGATGACCAATACATTGGTCGTGAAAGGCTTCATGTAAATTGCATCGGCTTCAACAACAGTTAGGCTGTGGTTTGCTATGCTGAAAAAGAGCTCGTCATTGAGTGCAGCATTGATCAAACGGAGGAGGTATGTCTTCCCCGGCTTCACCTTCAGCCTGAACGTATCTGCAAagcacaaaaaaatatatagcaaAAGCGAACGACAGCATGCAGTTTGTTTAATATATGCAACTTTAATTCGTGAAGTACCTTTTTTAGAACAATTGTACAATGGTCCGGGAAGTCCATTGATTGTGTAGGCATCGGAGACATTTGGACCGGCTCCGGTCTGAAGAGCCTGCCTAATTACTGCCTCCGGATTGACATTCCACCACTCTCCTATAGTTATATATAGCCGGTTAGTATATATACttcgatcatatatatatagaagataaATTTCAAAGTCTAaaagattgtttttttttttttttttttaatagttaccGAATATGATGGGGACTTCCTTGTGTGGTTTGGCAAATGGGTAGGATGCATTATGCTTAGGGAGGATGATGAGGGGTCCGTAGACAGTAGCTCTTAGCCATGAGATGTGGGCATGCCAGAAAAGAGTTCCTCTTTGGCCAACAATGGTGAAGTTGTACACATAACTCTGCCCAGTTTGAATAGGGCATTGGGTTATGTATGATGGCCCATCATACCATCCGCTCTGTAGTTGTCTGATTCCATGCCTATTTTTGTCATCCATCATTCAACAAAAGTATTAATTaggatttttgaaattatttcaaCACATTAAATATAAAGGAAACTTGATAACATATATATACCCATCATactataaaaaaattagtatataattgatgaaataattaaaaaataataattttatagtaAATTATGAACTGCCTCCGCCTTGATttgtaaatgattaattttgtaGTAAATTAAGGTTTTAAAGCTTTAGCATCACTCGAATAGAACCCTTAGTTTTGAGTCTACTTAAAAAGTCGTACGTACCAATGGATGCTGATGTTGTTTGGAACATGATTCACCACCTTAACTACCAGTCTATCTCCCTCTCTAGCAATAATTCGAGGGCCAGGGAACTTTCCATTGACTGTCACCATGCTCTTCGTGTGGCACAATCGGGTGACATTTTTCAACcttatctgaaaaaaaaaacataacaaagtaatCAATAATTAAACAAACCAAGTTTTAATTTAGATAAGCATCTGGCCTCTTTTGTTTTACGTATTTATGAGCCACAatctaaacaaaattaaaaaaataaaaataaaattagtacgTACATCAAACTTGTAGTGCCTTGTGACGCTTGCATGGTTTGCTTTAGCGACAGCAACATGAGGAAAGACACAGAGAAAGGTAATGGCAAAGAGAAAAGCCACAACAACTGCCGGTGATGAAGGAAGAGAAGCACCCATTTTTCAGTTTCAAATGTTTCTACACCTGGCTGGCcggtgaaaaaaaatatatgtaagagAAAGGATGAGATGATCCGCAGTGTGATTCATGAAAGCATGTGAAGGGCTGCTTATATAGAGATGATCATACGATAGCCGTTACGTGTTTGGTTGACTAATTAGGTAATCGAA
Coding sequences:
- the LOC133878203 gene encoding laccase-2-like, producing MGASLPSSPAVVVAFLFAITFLCVFPHVAVAKANHASVTRHYKFDIRLKNVTRLCHTKSMVTVNGKFPGPRIIAREGDRLVVKVVNHVPNNISIHWHGIRQLQSGWYDGPSYITQCPIQTGQSYVYNFTIVGQRGTLFWHAHISWLRATVYGPLIILPKHNASYPFAKPHKEVPIIFGEWWNVNPEAVIRQALQTGAGPNVSDAYTINGLPGPLYNCSKKDTFRLKVKPGKTYLLRLINAALNDELFFSIANHSLTVVEADAIYMKPFTTNVLVITPGQTTNVLLKTKPHDPNATFLMLARPYFTGLGTFDNSTVAGILEYENSTSTSKKHRRFKPALPALNATSFVMNFTRRFRSLGNAKFPVNVPKTVQKRFFFTVGLGSNPCPKNQTCQGPNNSSKFAASMNNVSFVLPTTALLQAHFFGKSNGVYTTDFPSAPLHPFNYTGTPPNNTVVSNGTKAVVLQFNTSVEVVMQDTSILGAESHPLHLHGFNFYVVGQGFGNFDPNKDPANFNVVDPAERNTIGVPSGGWVAIRFLADNPGVWLMHCHFDVHLSWGLRMAWVVQDGKLPNQKLPPPPSDLPKC